A portion of the Luxibacter massiliensis genome contains these proteins:
- a CDS encoding STAS domain-containing protein, with protein MKYQVQENCLTIYLPREVDHHNAEEMRKTADTLIERNHIKYVIFDFEMTDFMDSSGIGVIMGRYKVIRLVGGEIWAVHTNVRIKKILTMSGMTRIMQIYEEDEI; from the coding sequence ATGAAGTATCAGGTGCAGGAAAATTGCCTGACGATTTATCTGCCCAGGGAGGTGGATCACCACAATGCCGAAGAAATGCGTAAAACGGCGGATACATTGATCGAACGCAACCACATTAAATATGTGATTTTTGATTTTGAAATGACGGATTTTATGGATAGTTCAGGAATAGGGGTAATTATGGGGCGCTATAAAGTAATTCGGCTTGTTGGCGGTGAGATATGGGCAGTTCATACAAATGTGAGAATAAAGAAGATTCTTACAATGTCGGGGATGACAAGAATAATGCAGATATATGAGGAGGACGAGATATGA
- a CDS encoding BMP family ABC transporter substrate-binding protein: MKKKLLGALLCATMVIGLLAGCGAPAAESGSSDTKEKTEAAGIAKEDLKVGFVHVSDPSDMGYTYNQDLGTKEMQEAIGLSDDQIVNKFNVPEGAECDTALRELVDAGCNIIFATSFGFEDYVKEVAAEYPEIQFCHATGYQAADSGLDNMHNYFASIYEGRYLAGIAAGMKTESNKLGYVAAFPFAEVISGYTAFYLGAKSVNPDVTMDIMYTNSWNDPTVESQVAKALIERGCDVVSQHSDSTAPATTAEENGVWQVGYNNDMIEAAPKASLISARIDWGIYVTDAVQAMIDGEEIPVDWCKGLADGAVYLSPLNTDIAAEGTQEAIDKAEEALKSGEIHVFDGPLKGTSPDGETIEVEEGDYYHEQEESSAPSWSYIIEGCNVVE, encoded by the coding sequence ATGAAAAAGAAACTGTTAGGCGCGCTGCTGTGCGCAACTATGGTGATCGGCCTGCTTGCTGGCTGTGGTGCACCGGCCGCTGAATCAGGAAGTAGCGACACAAAGGAAAAGACAGAGGCCGCGGGCATTGCCAAAGAGGACCTTAAAGTAGGATTTGTACATGTGTCTGACCCAAGTGATATGGGGTATACCTATAATCAGGATTTGGGTACAAAGGAGATGCAGGAAGCCATTGGCTTAAGCGATGACCAGATTGTCAATAAATTCAATGTCCCTGAGGGGGCAGAGTGTGATACAGCACTCAGGGAGCTTGTGGATGCAGGCTGTAATATCATCTTTGCAACAAGCTTTGGATTTGAAGATTACGTAAAAGAGGTTGCAGCAGAGTACCCCGAGATTCAGTTCTGCCATGCCACAGGCTATCAGGCAGCAGATTCAGGCCTGGATAATATGCATAATTATTTTGCCTCTATTTATGAAGGGCGTTACCTGGCAGGTATCGCGGCAGGCATGAAAACAGAGTCAAATAAACTGGGATACGTAGCTGCATTTCCGTTTGCGGAGGTAATCAGCGGCTATACAGCATTTTATTTGGGCGCAAAGAGTGTGAATCCAGATGTGACAATGGATATTATGTATACGAATTCATGGAATGACCCAACTGTAGAGTCACAGGTTGCAAAAGCATTGATTGAGCGTGGGTGCGACGTTGTTTCCCAGCACTCAGATTCTACAGCCCCGGCGACAACGGCTGAGGAAAATGGGGTATGGCAGGTAGGATATAATAATGATATGATAGAGGCGGCGCCTAAAGCTTCCCTGATTTCTGCCCGGATTGACTGGGGCATCTATGTGACTGACGCTGTCCAGGCAATGATTGACGGCGAGGAGATCCCCGTTGACTGGTGCAAAGGACTTGCAGACGGTGCAGTATATCTTTCCCCGTTGAACACAGACATCGCAGCTGAGGGGACACAGGAAGCCATTGACAAGGCAGAGGAAGCGCTTAAGTCAGGAGAGATTCATGTATTTGACGGCCCTCTTAAAGGCACGAGTCCGGACGGCGAGACAATTGAAGTAGAGGAAGGCGATTACTATCACGAGCAGGAAGAAAGTTCTGCACCATCCTGGAGTTATATTATAGAAGGATGTAATGTGGTTGAATAG
- a CDS encoding ABC transporter permease: MISTLNSLFIAAVLAGTPLLLGALGEILTEKSGNLNLGVEGMMFMGAITGLAGSYYYEQGVAKAGGAASGIVSALIALAVSFAAGAFGALIYSFLTISLRANQNVTGLTLTIFGTGFGNFFGEYIGQKAGGYVAVGSATKEAFSRLHIPVLSDIPILGKLLFQYNWLVYFAIVLAVLMAWFFNKSRVGLNLRAVGEDPATADAAGINITKYKYAATVIGGGICGIGGMYMSMVTTSGVWVHGCVSGYGWLAVALVIFATWSPARGMLVALIFGGLTIMRMYINIPGLPAQIYDMVPYVATIIVLVVTSMRQSKEHAQPKSCGLNYFREER; this comes from the coding sequence ATGATTAGTACATTAAACAGTTTGTTTATTGCTGCCGTGCTGGCCGGCACGCCGCTTCTTCTGGGCGCCCTGGGGGAGATACTGACAGAGAAGTCTGGCAATCTGAACCTGGGCGTTGAGGGGATGATGTTTATGGGGGCCATTACCGGATTGGCAGGTTCATATTATTATGAGCAGGGTGTAGCTAAGGCCGGGGGGGCGGCAAGTGGAATTGTGTCTGCCCTGATTGCCCTGGCAGTATCCTTTGCAGCAGGTGCCTTCGGTGCATTGATTTATAGCTTCCTGACCATATCTCTTAGGGCAAACCAAAATGTGACAGGCCTGACATTGACAATATTCGGTACTGGTTTCGGGAATTTTTTTGGAGAATATATTGGACAGAAAGCTGGGGGATATGTGGCAGTAGGCAGTGCAACTAAAGAGGCCTTTTCCAGGCTCCACATTCCAGTGCTCTCGGATATCCCCATACTCGGGAAATTGCTTTTCCAATATAATTGGCTTGTCTATTTTGCGATTGTGCTTGCTGTACTGATGGCCTGGTTTTTTAATAAATCCAGGGTAGGCCTGAACCTAAGGGCTGTAGGGGAAGATCCTGCCACAGCAGACGCGGCGGGAATCAATATTACAAAATATAAATATGCAGCAACTGTGATAGGCGGAGGGATCTGCGGGATCGGCGGTATGTATATGAGTATGGTGACAACATCGGGCGTGTGGGTACATGGATGTGTCAGCGGCTATGGCTGGCTGGCGGTTGCCCTGGTTATTTTTGCGACCTGGAGCCCTGCAAGAGGGATGTTGGTTGCCCTTATTTTTGGAGGCCTGACTATTATGCGTATGTACATAAATATTCCCGGCCTGCCTGCACAGATCTATGACATGGTTCCTTATGTTGCGACGATCATTGTACTTGTGGTGACTAGCATGAGACAGAGTAAGGAACATGCACAGCCTAAGAGCTGCGGGCTCAATTACTTCCGGGAGGAGCGTTAA
- a CDS encoding stage V sporulation protein AA, whose translation MSVNKDTVYLKGDRDVEVQKRDVTLGDIMAFECSNKSIIPKLKTLKILKIPEGKKQRFVISILKIIACIHEKYPGLEIQNMGEQDIIITYEEQKTPGIFMHILKTAIVMLLTFCGAAFSIMAFNNDVSVTTLFSQIYEYVTGTGSDGFTILEVSYSVGVTVGILVFFNHFGKRRFTVDPTPMEVQMRLYENDIQTTLVEDASRREQELDVGKSNHIGTHRT comes from the coding sequence ATGTCTGTTAATAAGGACACGGTATATCTGAAGGGTGACAGGGATGTTGAGGTTCAGAAAAGAGACGTCACCCTCGGAGATATTATGGCATTTGAGTGCAGCAATAAAAGTATTATCCCGAAATTAAAGACTTTAAAAATTTTAAAAATACCAGAGGGAAAAAAACAGAGGTTTGTAATCTCCATATTAAAAATTATTGCCTGTATCCATGAGAAATATCCTGGATTGGAGATACAGAATATGGGTGAGCAGGATATTATCATCACTTATGAAGAGCAGAAGACACCGGGAATATTCATGCATATATTGAAAACTGCCATCGTGATGCTTCTCACATTCTGCGGGGCAGCTTTTTCAATTATGGCATTTAATAATGATGTTTCTGTGACAACACTGTTTTCCCAGATTTACGAATATGTGACGGGAACGGGTTCAGACGGCTTTACAATTCTGGAGGTATCGTATTCTGTAGGTGTTACAGTCGGCATACTGGTATTTTTTAATCATTTTGGCAAAAGGCGCTTCACGGTAGACCCCACGCCTATGGAAGTGCAGATGCGGCTTTATGAGAATGATATACAGACAACACTGGTGGAGGATGCGTCAAGAAGGGAGCAGGAGCTGGATGTGGGTAAATCAAATCATATTGGCACTCATAGGACTTAG
- a CDS encoding bifunctional folylpolyglutamate synthase/dihydrofolate synthase — protein sequence MTYKEAEAYILGIPKFTSKNGLEHTRLFLSYLGEPLSRSRVIHVAGTNGKGSVCAYLNTLLLAQGKTAGLFISPHLIKMNERIQINGRQVTDEEFLDVFLFVKAKVDEMQKRGLPHPTFFEFLFGMAMEAFHRAGVEYIVLETGLGGRFDATNTIENPLAAVITSIGLDHTAILGDTVEKIAFEKAGIIKPGVPVFFADTQEESNRVIERTAKELGASCKKIGKDAYEILGIKDKYIAFSCANAYYGDTTWTLRNIGIYQPENALLALEVMRMLFGDKGCLSTWRDALARFCWEGRMEEVLPEVYVDGAHNISAVEGFVQSVPGDKRNIIVFSAVQDKDYEKMIAFLCRNLETDFYMVTPIKDKRAVSVQSLQRVFQKYTEKPVFARESLGEALTFVLERREGRRVFCLGSLYLTGMIKSLIKEAV from the coding sequence GTGACATATAAAGAGGCAGAGGCTTATATACTGGGGATCCCCAAATTTACCAGCAAAAACGGCCTGGAGCATACAAGACTTTTTTTGTCCTATTTGGGGGAACCTCTAAGCCGCAGCCGGGTAATCCATGTGGCAGGTACCAACGGTAAGGGTTCTGTATGCGCTTATTTGAATACGCTGCTTTTGGCACAAGGAAAGACTGCAGGATTATTTATATCTCCACATCTCATAAAAATGAATGAGCGGATACAGATTAATGGCCGCCAGGTTACGGATGAAGAATTTTTAGATGTGTTTTTATTTGTCAAGGCAAAAGTAGATGAGATGCAAAAGAGGGGACTGCCCCATCCGACATTTTTTGAATTTCTCTTTGGCATGGCCATGGAGGCATTTCACCGGGCAGGGGTAGAGTATATAGTCCTGGAAACAGGACTGGGAGGGCGTTTTGACGCTACAAACACGATAGAGAACCCTCTTGCTGCAGTTATTACCTCTATAGGCCTGGACCACACGGCAATTCTGGGAGATACAGTGGAAAAGATCGCCTTTGAAAAAGCTGGGATTATCAAACCAGGAGTTCCTGTGTTTTTTGCGGATACACAGGAAGAGAGTAATCGTGTAATAGAGAGAACAGCTAAAGAGCTCGGTGCATCCTGTAAAAAAATAGGGAAAGATGCGTACGAAATTCTGGGAATAAAGGACAAATATATTGCATTTTCCTGTGCGAATGCGTATTATGGAGATACTACATGGACTCTCAGGAACATAGGTATTTATCAGCCTGAGAATGCCCTGCTGGCATTGGAAGTGATGCGTATGCTGTTTGGCGATAAAGGGTGTCTTAGTACATGGAGAGATGCCCTTGCCCGGTTTTGCTGGGAAGGGCGCATGGAGGAGGTACTCCCCGAAGTCTATGTGGATGGCGCACACAATATAAGTGCGGTAGAGGGATTTGTACAGAGTGTGCCTGGTGATAAAAGGAATATTATTGTATTCTCAGCGGTACAGGATAAAGATTATGAGAAAATGATCGCCTTTTTGTGCAGGAACCTGGAGACAGATTTTTATATGGTGACTCCTATTAAGGACAAGCGTGCTGTAAGCGTCCAAAGCCTGCAGCGGGTTTTCCAAAAATATACAGAGAAACCAGTCTTTGCCCGGGAGTCACTGGGGGAAGCACTTACTTTCGTTTTGGAACGCCGGGAAGGCCGCAGGGTATTCTGCCTGGGTTCTCTTTATCTGACTGGAATGATTAAATCATTAATAAAGGAGGCCGTATAA
- the sigF gene encoding RNA polymerase sporulation sigma factor SigF produces the protein MDHTIALIRKSHDGDKEAREQLVEENVGLVWCVVKRFYGRGTEAEDLFQIGSIGLLKAIDKFDLSYEVKFSTYAVPMISGEIKRFLRDDGIIKVSRSLKELSYKIFQARESLIAEMGREPTLEELAETMHVDKEEIVQALEAGTEVESLYKPIHQKEGSEIRLVDKLEEKERKEEKILDHMLLKQLLETLDKEERQLIYLRYFADETQAEIGKKLGISQVQVSRMEKRIIENLRRLGMA, from the coding sequence ATGGACCACACAATCGCTTTAATCAGAAAATCACACGACGGGGATAAAGAAGCGAGAGAACAGTTGGTAGAAGAAAATGTAGGACTGGTATGGTGTGTGGTAAAGAGATTTTACGGCAGGGGGACTGAAGCAGAGGATTTATTTCAGATAGGGAGTATCGGCCTGCTGAAGGCTATAGATAAATTTGACTTGTCTTATGAGGTGAAATTTTCTACCTATGCAGTACCCATGATATCAGGGGAAATAAAACGGTTCCTCAGGGATGATGGAATTATCAAAGTGAGCCGTTCCCTAAAAGAGCTGTCCTATAAAATATTCCAGGCAAGGGAGTCCCTGATTGCCGAGATGGGAAGGGAGCCGACTTTGGAAGAACTGGCAGAGACAATGCATGTAGATAAAGAAGAAATCGTACAGGCACTGGAGGCGGGGACAGAGGTAGAATCTTTGTATAAACCCATCCACCAGAAGGAGGGGAGTGAGATCCGCCTTGTAGATAAGCTGGAGGAAAAAGAGAGAAAAGAAGAAAAGATTCTGGACCATATGCTGCTCAAACAACTTTTGGAGACATTAGACAAGGAGGAGAGGCAGCTTATTTACCTGCGGTATTTTGCCGATGAGACACAGGCAGAGATAGGAAAAAAGCTGGGGATATCCCAAGTGCAGGTATCGCGGATGGAAAAGCGGATTATTGAAAACCTGCGCAGGCTTGGCATGGCATAA
- a CDS encoding ABC transporter permease, which yields MSRNQNAQAKEPLIRMVKRDVISRQKSWGIRGIAFLLSLITGGLLILFLGHNPLSVYKAMVVGSWGSRTVIHETVKLAIPLLITAIGISFAFKMKFWNIGAEGQILVGAVAAGFFGLFTAHILPKLPLVVLMLLAGMAAGGLYGLLPAVCKAKWGTNETLFTLMLNYIALAFIKYLMNGPWKAPGSSFPKIAMLVPGARLTKVLGVHWGWILALVLVVISYIYFNKTKQGYEIAVVGESNNTARYAGINVSKVFIRTMFLSGALCGLVGMLQFAGADYTITEGTAGGVGFTAITVAWLAKMNPFGMLAVSVFIAMLERGSNTIQTNFKIPASASDLLIGIILFFMLGCEFFITYRLIFRGKEERHD from the coding sequence ATGAGCAGAAATCAAAATGCACAGGCAAAGGAGCCTCTGATACGTATGGTAAAGAGGGATGTGATTTCAAGACAGAAATCCTGGGGAATACGGGGAATTGCATTCCTTCTCTCCCTGATAACCGGGGGACTTTTAATTTTATTTCTGGGACACAACCCCTTGTCCGTCTATAAGGCTATGGTGGTTGGTTCATGGGGATCCCGGACAGTCATACATGAGACAGTCAAGCTGGCAATCCCCCTTTTGATTACAGCTATTGGCATTTCTTTTGCTTTTAAAATGAAGTTCTGGAATATCGGGGCAGAGGGACAGATATTAGTGGGTGCAGTGGCGGCAGGTTTTTTTGGACTTTTTACCGCCCATATTCTGCCTAAGCTTCCTCTGGTAGTTCTTATGCTCCTGGCCGGGATGGCGGCAGGCGGGTTGTACGGGCTTCTCCCGGCAGTCTGTAAGGCAAAATGGGGGACAAATGAGACTTTGTTTACCTTGATGCTGAATTATATTGCCCTGGCTTTTATTAAATATCTCATGAACGGGCCCTGGAAGGCTCCTGGAAGCAGCTTCCCGAAGATTGCCATGCTTGTGCCTGGGGCGCGGCTGACAAAAGTACTTGGCGTACACTGGGGATGGATTTTGGCTTTAGTATTAGTTGTTATTTCCTACATATATTTTAATAAGACAAAACAGGGATATGAAATTGCTGTTGTGGGAGAGAGTAATAATACAGCGCGGTATGCGGGGATTAATGTCAGTAAAGTGTTCATTAGGACTATGTTTTTATCAGGCGCACTCTGTGGACTTGTGGGGATGCTGCAGTTTGCAGGGGCAGATTATACTATTACGGAAGGGACGGCAGGAGGCGTGGGATTTACAGCCATCACAGTGGCCTGGCTGGCAAAGATGAATCCCTTTGGGATGCTGGCTGTCTCTGTATTTATTGCGATGCTGGAGAGAGGCTCCAACACTATCCAGACAAATTTTAAAATACCTGCGTCTGCCTCTGACCTTCTGATTGGAATCATTTTATTCTTTATGCTCGGGTGTGAGTTCTTTATTACGTACCGTCTGATATTCCGGGGGAAGGAGGAAAGACATGATTAG
- the spoIIAB gene encoding anti-sigma F factor has product MKNTNEMEIIFDSHSSNEGFARVSVAAFMTQLNPTVEEVSDVKTAVSEAVTNAVIHGYEGEIHKISIKCRIEHSQIIVEVKDHGIGIEDVEQAMTPLYTSKPELERSGMGFAFMEAFMDKVEVESEPGQGTRVRMKKTIGKGRELWTTQSL; this is encoded by the coding sequence ATGAAAAACACAAATGAAATGGAGATTATTTTTGACAGCCATTCATCAAACGAGGGATTTGCCAGAGTATCCGTGGCTGCATTTATGACACAGCTCAATCCTACGGTGGAGGAAGTGTCAGATGTAAAAACTGCTGTGTCAGAGGCTGTTACCAATGCTGTCATTCACGGCTACGAGGGCGAAATACATAAAATATCTATCAAGTGCCGCATAGAGCACAGCCAGATCATTGTAGAGGTCAAAGACCATGGGATTGGGATTGAGGACGTGGAGCAGGCTATGACACCGTTGTATACAAGTAAGCCGGAGCTGGAGCGCTCAGGTATGGGGTTTGCGTTTATGGAGGCCTTCATGGATAAGGTAGAAGTGGAGTCCGAACCTGGGCAGGGAACCAGGGTGAGGATGAAGAAAACTATCGGTAAAGGAAGGGAGTTATGGACCACACAATCGCTTTAA
- a CDS encoding stage V sporulation protein AB — protein sequence MWVNQIILALIGLSAGVVVAGGLFSFIIELGVVADFADRTHTADKILLYEDCVAVGGIVGNLMSVFQIHISGGMWLLPIFGLLTGVFVGCWAMALAEILNVFPIFVRRLKIVRYVSVFIVSMAVGKGLGAVLFFFQRW from the coding sequence ATGTGGGTAAATCAAATCATATTGGCACTCATAGGACTTAGTGCAGGGGTGGTAGTAGCCGGGGGGTTATTTTCTTTTATAATAGAACTGGGTGTTGTGGCAGATTTTGCAGACAGGACACATACTGCAGATAAGATATTGCTGTATGAAGACTGTGTTGCCGTAGGGGGGATCGTCGGGAACCTTATGTCTGTATTCCAGATCCATATTTCCGGCGGCATGTGGCTGCTTCCTATATTTGGACTGTTGACAGGTGTATTTGTAGGATGCTGGGCCATGGCACTTGCAGAAATATTGAACGTATTCCCTATCTTTGTAAGAAGACTCAAAATCGTGCGCTATGTGTCTGTTTTTATTGTAAGCATGGCTGTGGGGAAGGGACTGGGTGCTGTCCTATTTTTCTTCCAGCGGTGGTAG
- a CDS encoding tetratricopeptide repeat protein has product MDYTKKIICQSNYWYNDGLRKAQMRDMSGAVASLRRSLQYNRENVAARNLLGLVYYGRGEVAEGLVEWIISKNLRPGDNIANYFIGKVQESAAELEVINQTVKRYNQCLIYCGQNGEDLAIIQLKKVVAANPTFLKAYQLLALLYLHTEQYAKARQVLRIARKLDTTNEMTLRYMHEMTQLRGRKIKEEKPGKEETVEYSLGNETIIQPKNGGIKELASRFTLLNIVVGAVIGAAIVWFLIVPAVDQAKTDKVNKQIVEYSERINAQEAQISAQTRTLDEYRATNVDSEQAAQSAASTSESYENLMSASSQYNSGSYTEDVIADTLLNVNREALGEGGQAIYDQISSNIFPVACDTLYSAGMASFEVANFDTAIANLSKVVRMDEGYNSGAALLNLGLSYMRNGDNDNATNYLNRVIELVPGTEYATEAQNGLNTISQSTAAAGGTEDQAAQQADGQDTAGQ; this is encoded by the coding sequence ATGGACTATACGAAGAAAATCATATGCCAGTCTAACTACTGGTATAATGATGGCCTGAGGAAAGCGCAGATGCGGGACATGTCCGGTGCAGTTGCCTCCCTACGGCGGAGTTTACAATATAATAGAGAAAATGTCGCTGCCAGAAATCTTTTAGGCCTGGTGTACTACGGCCGGGGAGAGGTGGCAGAGGGACTGGTTGAGTGGATTATAAGTAAGAACTTAAGGCCGGGGGACAATATTGCTAACTATTTTATAGGGAAGGTGCAGGAGTCTGCGGCAGAACTGGAAGTGATAAACCAGACAGTAAAGCGCTATAACCAGTGCCTTATATATTGCGGGCAAAATGGCGAGGATCTGGCGATTATCCAGCTGAAAAAGGTGGTGGCGGCAAACCCAACATTCCTGAAAGCCTATCAGCTTCTTGCACTTTTGTATCTCCACACAGAACAGTATGCAAAGGCAAGGCAGGTTCTAAGAATAGCCAGAAAGCTGGATACGACCAATGAGATGACTCTAAGATATATGCATGAGATGACCCAGCTGCGGGGACGTAAGATTAAGGAGGAAAAACCGGGGAAAGAGGAAACCGTGGAATATAGTCTTGGGAATGAGACGATTATTCAGCCTAAGAACGGTGGGATTAAAGAACTGGCAAGCAGGTTTACCCTGTTAAATATAGTAGTCGGTGCAGTCATTGGAGCTGCAATCGTATGGTTTCTAATCGTGCCTGCCGTGGATCAGGCGAAAACGGACAAGGTAAATAAGCAGATTGTGGAGTATAGTGAGCGGATTAATGCCCAGGAGGCGCAAATCAGCGCCCAGACAAGGACATTGGATGAATACCGTGCCACAAATGTAGATTCTGAGCAGGCGGCCCAAAGTGCAGCCAGTACTTCGGAGAGCTATGAGAATCTTATGTCTGCCTCTAGCCAGTACAACTCTGGGAGTTACACGGAGGATGTCATAGCGGACACACTTTTGAATGTGAACAGAGAGGCCCTGGGAGAGGGGGGACAGGCTATTTATGATCAGATTTCCTCAAATATATTCCCTGTTGCCTGCGACACCTTATATTCGGCGGGCATGGCTTCATTTGAAGTGGCCAACTTTGATACTGCCATTGCAAACCTAAGTAAAGTTGTGCGTATGGATGAAGGGTACAACAGTGGGGCGGCACTATTAAATCTTGGGCTGTCCTATATGAGAAACGGGGATAATGACAATGCCACAAATTATCTTAACCGTGTAATAGAATTAGTTCCCGGGACAGAATATGCCACAGAGGCACAGAATGGCCTAAATACCATATCCCAGAGCACAGCGGCGGCCGGCGGTACAGAAGATCAGGCAGCCCAGCAGGCGGATGGACAGGATACAGCCGGGCAGTAG
- a CDS encoding ABC transporter ATP-binding protein — MQHVTKTFGKVVANRDVDLELKNGEILALLGENGSGKTTLMNMLSGIYFPDHGEIHVHGRPVTIRSPRDSFDLGIGMIHQHFKLVEVLTAAENIVLGLNGRVTVNRREINSKVGELADRYGFEIDPTKKIYNMAVSEKQTVEILKVLYRGADILILDEPTAVLTPQETEKLFAVLRNMKEDGKSIIIITHKLHEVLSISDRVAILRKGEYIGAVDTDKTSQAQLTEMMVGRPVSLEIDRPEIERGQEKLQVIDVTCLSGDGVKALDNVSFSAYGGEILGVAGIAGSGQKELCEVIAGLYPTVGGSVLYAGELDGEPIKERILGLKPDEIVKKGISMAFVPEDRLGMGLVAGMDMTDNVMLRSYKNNKGLFVDRKTPKALASQLIEDLEIVTPGVETPVGRLSGGNVQKVLLGREIACSPSVLIVAYPVRGLDINSSYRIYDLLNEQKQKGVAVIFIGEDLDVLMELSDRIMVLCGGKVSGIVDPQKVTKEDIGLMMIHVDGKSEEVGA; from the coding sequence ATGCAACATGTCACCAAGACATTTGGCAAGGTAGTGGCCAACAGAGATGTAGACCTGGAATTGAAAAACGGGGAGATTTTGGCACTCCTTGGGGAGAATGGGAGCGGCAAGACAACATTGATGAATATGCTTTCGGGCATCTACTTCCCTGATCATGGTGAGATACATGTGCATGGCAGGCCAGTCACAATCCGTTCTCCCAGGGATTCATTTGACCTGGGCATCGGTATGATCCATCAACATTTTAAGCTGGTGGAAGTCCTGACAGCGGCGGAGAATATTGTGCTGGGACTAAATGGCAGGGTTACGGTGAACCGCAGGGAAATTAACAGTAAGGTGGGGGAGCTTGCTGACCGGTATGGTTTTGAGATAGACCCTACAAAGAAAATATACAATATGGCTGTCTCAGAGAAACAAACTGTAGAAATTTTAAAGGTACTCTATAGAGGCGCAGACATATTGATACTGGATGAACCTACTGCAGTGCTGACTCCCCAGGAGACAGAGAAACTGTTTGCTGTGCTGAGGAACATGAAGGAGGATGGTAAATCAATTATTATTATTACACATAAACTTCATGAGGTGCTTTCTATATCTGACCGGGTGGCTATTTTGCGCAAGGGTGAGTACATAGGTGCCGTAGATACTGACAAGACCAGCCAGGCCCAGCTGACTGAAATGATGGTCGGGCGGCCAGTCAGCCTGGAAATTGACAGGCCTGAGATAGAAAGAGGCCAGGAAAAGCTCCAGGTTATTGACGTTACCTGTTTAAGCGGGGATGGCGTGAAAGCTCTTGACAATGTTTCTTTTTCTGCTTATGGCGGGGAAATACTGGGTGTGGCAGGGATAGCCGGCAGCGGCCAGAAGGAGTTGTGCGAGGTGATAGCGGGATTATATCCGACAGTGGGAGGCTCTGTACTGTATGCTGGAGAATTGGACGGGGAACCCATCAAGGAAAGGATTTTGGGGCTGAAGCCGGATGAGATTGTGAAAAAGGGGATTTCTATGGCATTTGTCCCGGAGGACAGGCTGGGAATGGGTCTTGTTGCAGGGATGGATATGACGGATAATGTTATGCTGCGCAGCTACAAAAATAATAAAGGGCTGTTTGTGGACAGAAAGACTCCAAAAGCACTGGCCAGCCAGCTCATTGAAGATCTGGAAATTGTAACCCCGGGTGTGGAAACCCCAGTGGGAAGGCTTTCAGGAGGGAATGTGCAGAAGGTGCTGTTGGGAAGGGAGATTGCCTGCAGTCCTTCTGTCTTGATTGTGGCTTACCCGGTACGCGGACTGGACATTAACTCTTCTTACAGAATATATGACTTGCTGAACGAGCAGAAGCAAAAGGGTGTGGCGGTAATTTTTATAGGAGAGGATCTGGATGTGCTGATGGAGTTATCCGACAGGATTATGGTTCTGTGCGGTGGCAAAGTAAGTGGTATTGTGGATCCCCAAAAAGTAACAAAGGAAGATATTGGACTAATGATGATACATGTAGACGGCAAGAGTGAGGAGGTGGGTGCATGA
- a CDS encoding SpoVA/SpoVAEb family sporulation membrane protein translates to MDKVEKMKQQKQYEDYVKQKTPVHNVYVNMAKAFVTGGIICTLGQFIYNYCELQSLSKDECSGWTSMLLVLISVILTGINVYPKIAKWGGAGALVPITGFANSVAAPAIEYKKEGQVFGIGCKIFTIAGPVILYGIFTSWVLGLLYWISKFI, encoded by the coding sequence ATGGACAAAGTTGAAAAAATGAAACAACAGAAACAGTATGAGGATTATGTAAAACAGAAAACTCCTGTCCACAATGTGTATGTAAATATGGCAAAGGCATTTGTCACTGGAGGAATTATTTGTACTCTGGGGCAGTTCATCTACAATTACTGTGAACTTCAATCCCTGTCTAAAGACGAATGCAGTGGATGGACCTCCATGCTGCTTGTACTTATCAGCGTAATCCTTACAGGAATCAATGTATACCCTAAAATCGCCAAATGGGGCGGCGCAGGGGCCCTAGTCCCTATCACAGGTTTTGCTAATTCAGTGGCGGCCCCGGCCATTGAATATAAAAAAGAAGGGCAGGTATTTGGAATCGGATGTAAGATTTTCACTATTGCCGGCCCTGTCATACTCTATGGGATTTTTACTAGCTGGGTACTGGGGTTACTGTACTGGATTTCTAAATTCATTTAA